Genomic window (Fimbriimonadaceae bacterium):
GTTCTGTGATTTCCTTGATGGACATAACGTCTCCGTTGAGATGAACGTATCGAGATGCGTCTATGTATCAACCTTCCCATCGGAGGTCAATCGTGTTTTTTGACATAGATTGATATCTCGATACGACATAGCAATAAGAGGCCTGCAGCTTCTGTAAGCCAGCTTACAGTGATCTTGGTGCCCCGCCTCGAGCGGGTGGATGCCGGTGAGCAGTCGAGTAGCCAGAAGAATTCATACGGACGATGTTGTGGCATGAGGGACTCGTGCCCCCTTGACTCGATACCCTAGTATAGGGTGTAGCATCTTTCAACGGAGTAACGATGACATCCCAACAGACAATCGGGCAGCTTGCACAGTCGGCCGGTGTTCACGTGCAAACGATTCGCTACTACGAAAGACGAAAACTCCTCTACCCCCAAGGCCGCCGACCCTCAGGGTATCGCCTGTACGACGAGGAGGCCCAAGCCCGGATCCGATTTATCAAGCACGCGCAGGGGCTGGGGTTCACGCTTCGAGAGATCGGCGAGTTGCTCAGTCTGCGGTTCAAGACCGGGACTCGCTGTGGAGACATCCGGCGAACCACGCAAGATAAACTCCGGGACATCGAAGCGAGGATCAAGGAGTTACAGACGTGGGCCCGAGCGTTGCGCAGCCTGATTCGCACGTGTCGAGCCGGTCAAACGATCGAGCAGTGCCGGATTGTGAGTCATTTGGAGAAACAGCACAGAGTGACCGTCCGAGCGAAGAAACGGACATAACCGATGTCTTCACAACGAGACAGTCTGTTTGCCGAATTGCGTCGTCTCAGTCCGAAGGTAACAGGAGGGTTGCTGCGCATGCGGCAGGACGCGTATCGCGATGGCGTCGTTCCCGCCAAGTTCAAGCTGTTAACGGCCATGGCGATCTCCATCGCCATTCGGTGCGAACCCTGTATCCATGCCTATGTGCAGAGGGCCATCGACAAGGGAGTCTCGCAGGACGAGTTGATTGAATTCTTGGAAGTGGCGATGACCATGCAAGGCTGTCCCGGCGAAGAATGGGCGCTCAAGGCCTATGCCTTGTACAAAGCGTGTCTCGATCATGGCTCGCGCTCCACGACATCCGGCTGCTGCGATCACCGGACAACGACCCAGACCGATGAGGAGGCGACACGATGAACCGACGAACCAGCTATATGATCGTGGCGATGTGCGTGTGGCTGATAGGGAGCGCCGGCTTTGGGATTCAGCAGGCATCTGCAGCCAACATTCTGATCCACGTGAAAACGTCGCTCGCGCTGGATG
Coding sequences:
- a CDS encoding heavy metal-responsive transcriptional regulator produces the protein MTSQQTIGQLAQSAGVHVQTIRYYERRKLLYPQGRRPSGYRLYDEEAQARIRFIKHAQGLGFTLREIGELLSLRFKTGTRCGDIRRTTQDKLRDIEARIKELQTWARALRSLIRTCRAGQTIEQCRIVSHLEKQHRVTVRAKKRT
- a CDS encoding carboxymuconolactone decarboxylase family protein produces the protein MSSQRDSLFAELRRLSPKVTGGLLRMRQDAYRDGVVPAKFKLLTAMAISIAIRCEPCIHAYVQRAIDKGVSQDELIEFLEVAMTMQGCPGEEWALKAYALYKACLDHGSRSTTSGCCDHRTTTQTDEEATR